A genome region from Drosophila simulans strain w501 chromosome 2R, Prin_Dsim_3.1, whole genome shotgun sequence includes the following:
- the LOC27206144 gene encoding uncharacterized protein LOC27206144, producing MCIHCCRLRRTPCPPIPYSCPHCPVRTISSCCPLGSRPLAENPFIRGPDREPNPDLCDTLPPRWLEVNRRVIFALAKRLCRSPEAAHYILLRLLYANYRKVMMISRKRRRYKVPLSGFPDQDLFSASAHFDSNGFLSDPMAPETLGKLLHMMQDYILRLRALNRKYKWCGNGEDFGDVLLLLGEQDEMVRLLRDLFGDSDVVSIPKLLSALSELEINNLYGKYKKKTVPFMVRSISDLYSEVTEPKSPVLISLAHIANKAVSPYGPSHLKNISNFSPKSLPTICKQPPPIRSKCEKFIPTSSTNLTQELQNTLKKSNLKRPADSAVILNPNPRTYNKIPQQSHFKQTKGILL from the coding sequence ATGTGCATCCACTGCTGTCGCCTCCGCCGGACACCATGTCCACCGATTCCCTACAGCTGTCCACACTGCCCGGTGCGCACCATCTCCAGCTGCTGTCCACTGGGCAGTCGGCCCCTCGCCGAGAATCCTTTCATAAGGGGTCCGGATCGGGAGCCAAACCCCGATCTCTGCGACACCTTGCCACCGCGCTGGCTGGAGGTTAATCGACGGGTTATATTCGCCTTGGCGAAAAGATTATGTCGATCTCCAGAGGCAGCTCATTATATTTTGCTTCGCCTGCTGTATGCCAACTATAGAAAAGTGATGATGATATCCAGAAAACGAAGGAGATACAAGGTGCCACTAAGTGGATTTCCAGATCAGGATTTGTTCTCCGCCAGTGCACATTTCGATAGCAATGGTTTCCTCTCCGATCCCATGGCTCCCGAAACTCTGGGAAAGCTACTCCACATGATGCAGGACTACATCCTTCGGTTGAGGGCGCTGAATCGCAAGTACAAGTGGTGTGGCAACGGCGAGGACTTTGGAGATGTATTGCTCCTATTGGGAGAGCAAGACGAAATGGTAAGATTGTTAAGAGATCTCTTCGGAGACAGCGATGTTGTGTCCATTCCAAAGCTCCTGAGCGCGCTCAGCGAGCTGGAAATCAATAACTTATACGGCAAGTACAAGAAGAAAACCGTTCCCTTCATGGTGAGAAGTATATCCGATCTCTACTCCGAAGTGACGGAACCAAAGAGTCCAGTTTTGATATCACTAGCGCACATAGCCAACAAAGCAGTTTCCCCTTATGGGCCGAGCCATCTGAAAAACATCTCGAATTTCAGTCCAAAATCCTTGCCTACGATATGTAAACAACCACCTCCTATAAGAagtaaatgtgaaaaattcaTTCCAACATCAAGTACGAATTTAACCCAAGAGTTACAAAATACCCTCAAAAAATCGAATCTTAAGCGACCAGCAGACAGTGCTGTAATtttaaatccaaatccaagAACGTACAATAAGATACCACAGCAAAGCCACTTCAAACAAACCAAAGGCATCCTTCTATGA